One genomic region from Bacillus sp. SLBN-46 encodes:
- a CDS encoding TolB domain-containing protein — translation MKKKFCLILIFLLLLPNLAIAKPEPEKVKVAFVRDGFLWTKMNGREEKITNKPTKFNEPPQWSHDGKWIVYGVEPKEKLSPNLESQTEIWVYSLETRKHKRITYDGSNPKWSPVEDILAFKSGGVLNISNLDQFYNIALGVGDYNWFPDGRAFITASGASLRPDGWTNPVLYKIGLDQDFTKITSLTKNVKKLYTIPSELKKGNISLLAIDATSFQFSPDGKWISFMVSPTASWSMDSNMMCVISSDGQTFEVLDEIIWEVNSPKWAFHQNRLGYIAGGGRIVMGFKNKKMKVTELPAFKSISLTPPHFAELGFTWRDDQSVVVSRVKESEWSNDPKQRPDPSLFLIKMGDETQLQLTLPPKGFGDYHPIYLPSARKLTWVRKKDLAETQRDLWIADQNGENARVWIKNVDGYDFYQGK, via the coding sequence ATGAAGAAAAAGTTTTGTCTTATATTAATTTTCCTATTATTACTTCCTAATCTAGCAATAGCGAAACCTGAACCTGAAAAGGTAAAAGTGGCATTTGTTAGAGATGGCTTTCTTTGGACGAAAATGAATGGCAGGGAAGAAAAAATCACAAACAAGCCTACCAAGTTTAACGAGCCACCCCAGTGGTCGCACGATGGAAAGTGGATTGTTTATGGTGTAGAACCAAAAGAGAAACTTAGTCCGAACTTAGAGTCACAAACTGAGATTTGGGTGTATAGTTTAGAGACAAGAAAACACAAACGGATTACTTATGACGGTTCAAACCCAAAATGGTCACCGGTTGAGGATATCCTAGCCTTCAAAAGTGGTGGTGTCTTAAATATCTCCAACCTGGATCAGTTTTATAATATTGCGTTAGGTGTAGGAGATTATAATTGGTTCCCCGATGGAAGGGCCTTTATCACCGCCTCAGGCGCTTCACTAAGACCCGATGGCTGGACAAATCCTGTTCTTTACAAAATCGGACTTGATCAAGATTTTACAAAAATCACGAGTCTAACAAAAAATGTGAAAAAATTGTACACCATTCCAAGTGAATTAAAAAAAGGGAATATTAGCTTGCTTGCCATTGATGCAACTAGTTTTCAGTTTTCCCCTGATGGAAAGTGGATTTCTTTTATGGTCAGCCCTACTGCATCCTGGTCAATGGACAGCAATATGATGTGTGTGATCTCATCTGATGGACAAACCTTCGAGGTTTTAGATGAAATTATTTGGGAAGTAAATTCCCCTAAGTGGGCCTTCCATCAAAATCGGTTAGGTTATATTGCGGGTGGGGGAAGAATTGTTATGGGTTTTAAGAATAAAAAAATGAAGGTCACGGAACTTCCGGCTTTCAAGTCAATCAGCTTAACTCCCCCTCACTTTGCAGAGTTAGGTTTTACATGGAGAGATGATCAGTCAGTAGTTGTCTCAAGGGTTAAAGAGAGCGAGTGGTCAAACGACCCTAAGCAGAGGCCCGACCCTTCTTTATTTTTAATAAAAATGGGTGATGAAACACAGTTGCAATTGACCTTACCACCAAAGGGGTTTGGTGATTACCACCCTATTTATCTTCCTTCTGCCCGTAAATTAACCTGGGTCAGGAAAAAGGATTTGGCTGAAACACAAAGAGATTTATGGATTGCCGATCAAAATGGGGAAAACGCTCGGGTATGGATTAAAAATGTGGATGGTTATGATTTTTATCAAGGGAAATAG
- the speD gene encoding adenosylmethionine decarboxylase — protein MRLTHEQAIELHGFNNLTKSLSFNMYDICYTRTKDEREAYLKYIDEQYSGERLESILKHVSDIIGAHVLNVASQDFEPAGASVTLLVSEGPVTNAPSESFEESPGPLPESVVMQLDKSHITVHTYPEFHPDEGISTFRADIDVSTCGEISPLKALHYLIRAFETDVMTIDYRVRGFTRDKTGHKLFIDHEINSIQNYIPEDVGELFDMIDVNVYQENIFHTKCKLREFDLNNYLFGYTKEKLSPDEHIEITERLKLEMDEIFYGKNMV, from the coding sequence ATGAGACTTACGCACGAGCAGGCAATTGAATTACACGGCTTTAATAATTTGACGAAGTCACTAAGCTTTAATATGTATGATATTTGTTATACAAGAACAAAGGATGAGCGTGAAGCCTATTTGAAATATATTGATGAACAATATAGTGGAGAGAGGCTAGAGTCTATTTTAAAGCATGTTTCCGATATCATTGGTGCCCACGTATTAAATGTAGCCAGCCAGGATTTTGAACCTGCAGGAGCGAGTGTAACGTTACTGGTTTCAGAGGGACCGGTTACGAATGCACCTTCTGAATCATTCGAGGAATCACCGGGGCCTCTTCCAGAATCGGTAGTGATGCAGCTAGATAAGAGTCATATTACGGTTCATACATACCCGGAATTCCATCCAGATGAAGGAATTAGTACCTTTAGAGCGGATATTGATGTTTCCACGTGTGGGGAGATCTCACCGCTTAAGGCGCTTCACTATTTAATCCGTGCATTCGAAACGGATGTTATGACCATTGATTACCGTGTACGTGGATTTACTCGGGATAAAACTGGGCATAAGCTGTTTATTGACCATGAAATCAACTCGATTCAAAATTACATTCCTGAAGATGTCGGTGAGTTATTCGATATGATTGATGTCAACGTTTATCAAGAAAACATCTTCCATACCAAATGTAAGCTGAGGGAATTTGATTTAAATAATTATTTGTTCGGCTATACAAAAGAAAAGTTATCCCCTGATGAACATATTGAAATCACTGAAAGACTTAAGCTGGAAATGGATGAGATTTTTTATGGGAAAAACATGGTATAA
- a CDS encoding DUF2935 domain-containing protein, whose protein sequence is MQFYYGQQMPLRILDEAEFWKHQEEEHTVVIRELVSGLEQEFVDALKKWEAALGETHQQVVRYIESVIRSGYQVSDQLYQHVLQLVSYCLDQSLSFIKLCEQIKTHSAAVSSNPTAKVVLNHIIRESEYFVGIAQALLYNQ, encoded by the coding sequence ATGCAATTTTATTATGGGCAACAAATGCCTTTACGTATCTTGGATGAAGCAGAATTTTGGAAGCACCAGGAAGAGGAGCATACGGTTGTGATTCGTGAGCTAGTTTCTGGACTGGAACAGGAATTTGTTGATGCACTTAAAAAATGGGAAGCTGCTCTTGGAGAAACGCATCAGCAGGTGGTCCGTTATATAGAGTCAGTCATCCGTTCGGGCTATCAGGTTTCAGACCAATTGTATCAGCATGTGCTTCAGTTGGTTTCTTATTGTTTAGATCAGAGTCTATCATTTATAAAACTATGCGAGCAAATTAAAACACACAGTGCAGCCGTCAGCAGTAACCCAACTGCAAAGGTGGTATTAAACCATATCATTCGTGAATCAGAATACTTCGTTGGAATTGCTCAAGCGCTCCTTTATAACCAATAA